In one Steroidobacteraceae bacterium genomic region, the following are encoded:
- a CDS encoding dienelactone hydrolase family protein — protein MSRYDRASNAITRREFGALTIGAGLSGLAAAKTHDGTLDEQEVTIPTPSGSADAYFVHPALGLHPAVLIWPDIFGLRPAFRQMARRLAGAGYSVLVVNPFYRLQRAPTSEPGADFDDAATRQALMSMAKSLTAESAAIDAKAFVDWLDQQPAVDGKRKMATTGYCMGGPLVMRTAAARADRIGAGATFHGGGLATQAADSPHRLIPRMRAQFLIAIAANDDQRDPNAKTLLRDAFDAAHLEAEIEVYAGTLHGWCPPDSRVYDEAAAERAWQRMLALFKRALGG, from the coding sequence ATGAGTCGATATGACCGTGCATCGAACGCAATCACGCGTCGCGAATTCGGAGCCCTGACCATCGGCGCTGGCCTTTCGGGGCTGGCTGCTGCGAAGACGCACGATGGCACGCTCGATGAACAGGAAGTCACGATACCAACCCCATCCGGTTCGGCCGATGCCTATTTCGTGCATCCAGCGCTCGGCCTTCATCCCGCGGTGTTGATCTGGCCGGACATCTTTGGCCTGCGACCGGCGTTTCGGCAGATGGCACGCCGCCTTGCTGGCGCTGGCTATAGCGTGCTGGTGGTCAATCCGTTCTATCGGCTACAGCGCGCGCCGACTTCCGAGCCCGGGGCGGACTTTGATGATGCGGCGACCCGCCAGGCGCTCATGTCGATGGCGAAATCCCTCACGGCCGAGTCAGCCGCAATCGATGCCAAGGCCTTTGTCGACTGGCTCGATCAACAACCCGCTGTCGACGGCAAGCGCAAGATGGCAACCACTGGCTACTGCATGGGCGGGCCACTGGTCATGCGCACAGCGGCTGCCCGTGCCGATCGAATTGGCGCGGGCGCGACGTTTCATGGCGGTGGACTCGCGACCCAGGCCGCTGATAGCCCCCACCGGCTGATACCGCGCATGCGCGCGCAATTCCTGATCGCTATCGCGGCAAACGACGACCAACGTGACCCGAATGCCAAGACTCTGTTGCGCGACGCGTTCGATGCCGCCCACCTCGAGGCGGAGATCGAGGTGTACGCGGGCACCTTGCATGGCTGGTGCCCGCCGGACTCCCGTGTTTACGATGAAGCGGCTGCCGAGCGCGCCTGGCAACGGATGCTGGCGCTGTTCAAGCGTGCCTTGGGTGGATGA
- a CDS encoding carboxymuconolactone decarboxylase family protein: protein MARIEPMDIGELPQDLRSALQEAESLMGFVPNDALTLARWPALYFAVQGLVRVLYSPGAVSGELKRMVATVVSGAAGCRYCQAHTAHGAVRKDQASAEKIAAVWQFRTSDLFSAAERAALELAVAAGQQPSAATDEHFAALREHFSERAVMEIVGMIALFGFLNRWNDTLATELEQAPLEFALRTLKAEDWQAGRHATASKKLETSRVR from the coding sequence ATGGCCCGAATCGAACCCATGGATATCGGCGAATTGCCGCAGGATTTACGGAGTGCCTTGCAGGAAGCCGAGAGTCTGATGGGTTTCGTGCCGAACGATGCTCTGACGCTCGCCCGCTGGCCGGCATTGTATTTTGCGGTTCAGGGCCTGGTTCGTGTCCTGTACAGCCCGGGCGCCGTCAGCGGTGAGCTGAAGCGCATGGTTGCAACCGTGGTGAGCGGCGCGGCGGGTTGCCGCTATTGCCAGGCTCATACCGCCCACGGCGCAGTACGCAAAGACCAGGCGAGCGCCGAGAAGATCGCTGCGGTGTGGCAGTTTCGGACCAGCGACCTGTTTTCCGCGGCCGAGCGCGCCGCGCTCGAGCTGGCCGTCGCTGCGGGTCAGCAACCGAGCGCAGCGACCGACGAACACTTCGCCGCGCTGCGTGAGCACTTTTCGGAGCGCGCGGTCATGGAGATCGTGGGAATGATTGCGCTGTTCGGTTTTCTCAATCGCTGGAACGATACCCTGGCTACGGAGCTCGAGCAGGCACCCCTCGAGTTTGCGTTGCGAACGCTCAAGGCGGAGGATTGGCAGGCCGGGCGGCATGCGACCGCTAGCAAAAAATTGGAGACCTCACGTGTGCGATGA
- a CDS encoding acyl-CoA dehydrogenase family protein, producing MSDFSPSDRETELSERTRKFIRDKVIPFENDPRNGPRGPSDELLRQLRDEARRAGLFAPQVSSRWGGLGLTHSESAAVFRASGYSLLGPLAMNCMAPDEGNMFLLERVATPEQQERFLRPVAAGSCRSTFFMTEPHPGAGADPDQLQTTAARDGHDWIINGRKWFITGAGDARVAIIMARTDAGATLFLTEMDSQGITVERLIETIGDTMPGGHGVVQLDNLRIPSDQVLGEVNQGFRYAQLRLAPARLTHCMRWWGAAQRAHDIATDYANVRRAFGKTLIEHEGVGFSLARNQIDLLQCRLMIDYVAWLLDKGQRAGAESSMAKFSCAETLFTVVDRCVQILGGQGVSHETVVAQIFQGIRGFRIYDGPSEVHLWALARRLARDHSRRATIQE from the coding sequence ATGAGTGATTTTTCTCCGAGCGATCGCGAAACCGAGCTGTCTGAAAGGACACGCAAATTCATCAGGGACAAGGTGATTCCGTTCGAGAACGATCCGCGCAATGGTCCGCGTGGTCCGTCGGATGAACTACTGCGCCAACTGCGCGACGAAGCACGGCGCGCCGGCTTGTTCGCTCCGCAGGTGTCCAGCCGTTGGGGCGGCCTCGGATTGACCCATAGCGAAAGTGCTGCAGTTTTTCGCGCCAGTGGTTACTCGCTGCTTGGACCACTGGCGATGAACTGCATGGCGCCCGACGAAGGCAACATGTTCCTGCTCGAGAGGGTGGCCACGCCGGAGCAACAGGAGCGCTTCCTGCGCCCGGTCGCCGCCGGTTCGTGTCGCTCCACGTTTTTCATGACCGAACCGCATCCCGGTGCCGGTGCGGATCCCGACCAGTTGCAGACGACGGCCGCGCGCGACGGCCATGACTGGATCATCAATGGACGCAAGTGGTTCATCACGGGCGCCGGTGATGCTCGCGTCGCGATCATCATGGCGCGCACCGACGCCGGAGCCACCCTGTTCCTGACCGAAATGGACAGCCAGGGCATCACGGTCGAGCGGCTCATCGAGACGATAGGCGATACCATGCCGGGCGGCCATGGCGTCGTCCAACTCGACAATCTGCGCATTCCCAGTGACCAGGTTCTCGGCGAAGTCAACCAGGGATTCCGTTACGCGCAATTGCGGCTCGCTCCGGCGCGACTGACGCATTGCATGCGCTGGTGGGGCGCCGCGCAGCGGGCGCACGATATCGCAACCGATTATGCCAATGTGCGCCGCGCTTTCGGCAAGACGCTGATTGAACATGAAGGCGTAGGGTTCTCTCTCGCACGCAATCAGATCGATCTGCTGCAGTGTCGCCTCATGATCGACTATGTCGCCTGGCTGCTCGACAAAGGGCAACGCGCCGGCGCGGAGTCATCCATGGCGAAATTCTCATGTGCCGAAACTCTCTTTACTGTGGTCGACCGTTGCGTCCAGATCCTTGGCGGTCAAGGCGTGTCGCATGAAACCGTCGTTGCACAGATCTTCCAGGGCATCCGTGGGTTTCGAATCTACGACGGTCCATCGGAAGTGCACCTGTGGGCTCTGGCCAGGCGACTCGCGCGCGATCACAGCAGGCGCGCAACCATTCAGGAATAG
- a CDS encoding EAL domain-containing protein produces the protein MLNQKLAWNSLRGFAMTLALCAAAGAALYLYYATQGTSAAASVARQRIFLDAIAVSAAQRGSAKGGFERALEGQAASAAELRMLFLQERPTRIGLWRWSGSEPQLVAIDSAWSNLLVAQEREATTASVATMYRLLPQGPYIASQPVTMGQGTRVIALLPIGTLPVAATWPLLAWWLLAAALAAIAALGLARPSPPAALLRAALESPATAVLQQMIDGVLLVDPATLRIVDCNPAACTQLGRKASELRGADLGHLVSDESIPSLWDAIVAARADTTHVHEVDLFRSDRSPYHTEAAVSSVNGPSGTLACLLLRDVSGRKHAEKQILERQRKLEHLANHDPLTHLPNRLFLNSRLPELLEEATQAGRELAVCYIDIDNFKNINDSCGHETGDAFLRRVAERLKGAVRDSDLVARISGDEFVVVKFCRDHATVERFAARLVAVLRDSLNVEGRVFETSASIGISVSPQDGQDMGELMRRADIALYQAKEGGKNSYRFFAPEMSARVSERMALEAALREALSQGAISAHFQPIVDLRNERVVALEALARWRHPKIGQVPPTQFIRVAEDAGLIIELGDAIIESVATQLAVWNGMDLPRVQVAINVSAQQLTGRDFRERVCRIIDRHGIAPRQLQLEITESVVMRDIERQVDILQGLREAGFEISIDDFGTGYSSLSYLKHLPIDHLKIDRSFVRDMAVDANDAAIVSAIVSMARNLKLETIAEGVETAQHAMRLAALGCDFAQGYYYSGAVSADDCTSMLTAVAERDRLTDTVRMRALQVAGYS, from the coding sequence ATGTTGAACCAAAAGCTGGCGTGGAATTCGCTGCGTGGCTTTGCCATGACCCTGGCGCTATGTGCTGCTGCCGGCGCTGCACTGTACCTTTATTACGCGACCCAGGGCACGTCCGCCGCGGCCAGCGTCGCTCGCCAGAGAATCTTCCTCGACGCGATCGCAGTCAGTGCCGCTCAGCGTGGCAGCGCAAAAGGGGGTTTCGAGCGAGCACTCGAGGGTCAAGCGGCATCGGCGGCGGAGCTGCGTATGTTGTTCTTGCAGGAACGGCCCACCCGGATTGGGTTGTGGCGCTGGTCCGGCAGCGAGCCGCAGCTGGTAGCAATCGACTCTGCCTGGAGCAACTTGCTGGTCGCACAAGAGCGCGAGGCGACAACGGCGAGTGTGGCCACGATGTACCGGCTGCTGCCGCAAGGCCCCTACATTGCAAGCCAGCCCGTGACGATGGGGCAGGGGACGAGGGTCATTGCACTCTTGCCCATCGGGACGCTGCCGGTCGCGGCGACCTGGCCACTGCTGGCATGGTGGCTGCTTGCGGCTGCGCTCGCGGCCATCGCGGCCCTTGGCCTTGCGCGGCCGTCGCCACCCGCCGCACTTTTGAGGGCGGCGCTCGAGTCGCCAGCAACGGCGGTGTTGCAGCAGATGATCGACGGTGTGTTGTTGGTCGATCCGGCGACATTGCGTATCGTCGACTGCAATCCGGCGGCCTGTACGCAGCTCGGTCGCAAGGCGAGCGAACTGCGCGGCGCAGATCTTGGCCATCTGGTAAGTGACGAGTCCATTCCGTCATTGTGGGATGCTATTGTCGCGGCACGGGCGGATACCACCCATGTGCATGAAGTCGACCTGTTTCGAAGCGACCGCAGCCCGTACCACACGGAAGCAGCCGTGAGCAGTGTGAACGGTCCATCCGGGACGTTGGCCTGCTTGCTCCTGCGTGACGTCTCCGGGCGCAAGCACGCGGAGAAACAGATACTCGAACGGCAACGCAAACTTGAGCACCTGGCGAATCACGATCCGCTAACGCATTTGCCGAATCGTCTGTTCCTGAATTCACGGCTACCGGAATTGCTGGAAGAGGCCACCCAGGCTGGTCGTGAGCTCGCCGTCTGCTACATCGATATCGACAATTTCAAGAACATCAACGATTCCTGCGGTCACGAGACCGGGGATGCGTTCCTGCGACGCGTCGCCGAGCGACTCAAAGGGGCCGTACGGGACTCGGACCTCGTTGCGCGGATCAGCGGCGATGAGTTCGTGGTCGTCAAGTTCTGCCGGGACCATGCCACCGTCGAGCGATTTGCGGCGCGTCTGGTCGCTGTACTGCGCGATTCCCTCAACGTGGAGGGACGGGTGTTCGAAACCAGCGCAAGCATCGGAATCAGCGTATCGCCTCAGGATGGCCAGGATATGGGCGAGTTGATGCGGCGCGCCGACATTGCGCTATATCAGGCCAAGGAGGGCGGCAAGAACAGCTACAGGTTCTTCGCGCCTGAGATGAGCGCGAGAGTGTCCGAGCGCATGGCTCTCGAAGCGGCGCTGCGCGAGGCATTGTCACAGGGCGCCATCAGCGCACATTTTCAGCCGATCGTCGACCTGCGCAACGAGCGTGTCGTGGCACTGGAGGCACTGGCACGTTGGCGCCACCCGAAAATCGGGCAAGTGCCGCCGACGCAGTTCATCCGTGTCGCCGAGGATGCCGGGCTGATCATCGAGTTGGGCGATGCGATCATCGAGAGCGTCGCGACGCAGCTGGCGGTATGGAATGGCATGGACCTACCCCGGGTGCAGGTCGCGATCAACGTCTCGGCCCAACAGCTGACCGGCCGCGACTTCCGCGAACGCGTTTGTCGCATCATCGACCGTCATGGTATTGCGCCGCGGCAGCTGCAGCTCGAGATCACCGAAAGTGTGGTCATGCGAGATATCGAACGCCAGGTCGACATCCTGCAGGGATTGCGCGAGGCGGGATTCGAGATTTCAATAGACGACTTTGGTACCGGCTATTCGAGCCTCAGTTACCTCAAGCACCTGCCCATCGACCATCTCAAGATAGATCGCTCGTTCGTGCGTGATATGGCCGTCGATGCCAACGACGCAGCAATTGTCAGTGCCATCGTGAGCATGGCCCGCAACCTCAAACTGGAGACTATCGCAGAGGGTGTGGAGACTGCCCAGCACGCCATGCGGCTCGCCGCGCTGGGCTGCGACTTCGCCCAGGGCTATTACTACAGCGGCGCCGTGTCGGCCGATGACTGCACTTCAATGCTCACGGCGGTGGCGGAGCGTGATCGACTGACCGATACCGTGCGGATGCGCGCGTTGCAGGTGGCCGGCTATTCCTGA
- a CDS encoding sterol desaturase family protein: protein MTLFADQQLLVQAGLFSGWLGCLLLLEHWFAWRNAPLHRWRVRLRNLLLGGSGALLGGLLAPLASVQVAAWTSAHQFGLANLAHFQGLGSSLAGYLALDLAIYAQHRASHRWRWFWRLHATHHSESHLDATTAVRFHPLEIGVSLIWKAATIAIIGVPVAAVIAFEVGLSIAVLFNHSNLALPARLAHVLGWLLVSPDMHRVHHSVQRHEADTNFGFCLPWWDHLFGTYSRSAGNQDPSLRIGFPGGDGPATGSLTALLLLPLRIRRPNDRVA, encoded by the coding sequence ATGACGCTGTTCGCAGATCAGCAGCTGCTCGTGCAAGCTGGCCTTTTCAGCGGCTGGCTAGGATGTCTCCTGCTGCTGGAGCACTGGTTCGCCTGGCGCAATGCGCCCCTGCATCGCTGGCGCGTGCGTCTGCGCAATCTGCTGCTCGGCGGCAGCGGAGCCCTCCTTGGCGGCCTGCTCGCGCCGCTCGCGAGCGTCCAGGTTGCAGCCTGGACGAGTGCCCACCAGTTCGGCCTTGCGAACCTCGCGCATTTTCAGGGCTTGGGATCGTCGCTGGCCGGCTACCTGGCGCTCGATCTGGCCATCTACGCCCAACATCGCGCATCGCATCGCTGGCGCTGGTTCTGGCGCCTGCATGCCACTCATCACTCTGAGTCCCATTTGGACGCGACGACGGCGGTGCGCTTTCATCCCCTCGAGATCGGGGTCTCCCTCATCTGGAAGGCCGCCACGATCGCGATCATCGGGGTGCCCGTTGCGGCGGTGATCGCATTCGAGGTCGGACTCAGCATCGCGGTATTGTTCAATCACAGCAACCTTGCCTTGCCCGCTCGGCTCGCGCATGTACTCGGCTGGTTACTCGTAAGCCCCGACATGCATCGCGTGCACCATTCGGTGCAGCGCCACGAAGCCGACACGAACTTCGGATTCTGCCTACCGTGGTGGGATCACTTGTTCGGCACCTATAGCCGGTCGGCGGGAAACCAGGACCCGTCACTTCGCATCGGATTTCCCGGTGGCGACGGACCCGCAACCGGCTCGCTCACCGCCCTGCTGCTGCTACCGTTGCGAATACGCCGTCCCAACGACCGAGTCGCCTAG
- a CDS encoding endonuclease/exonuclease/phosphatase family protein, with translation MRLLLYNIRYATGTGPAFHLPVPGAGYLRSNKRVLREITEFVRVEDPDIVGLIEVDTGSIRTGMLNQAEFIAREIGHYSTYECKYGAQSINQLMPILRKQGNAFLAAPRVTGERFHYFDTGIKRLIIELELDEVCIFLVHLSLKFRQRQYQLRSLHDLITAATKPVIVAGDFNAFWGTHEIYLFMRASGLRSANLHNLPSYPARAPRVELDFILVSNGIEIEDFRVPDVRFSDHRPLVCDFALTRQGH, from the coding sequence GTGCGCTTACTGCTGTACAACATCCGGTACGCCACCGGCACCGGTCCTGCCTTTCATCTGCCTGTGCCCGGCGCCGGCTACCTGCGCAGTAACAAGCGCGTGTTGCGGGAGATCACGGAATTCGTGCGTGTCGAAGACCCCGATATCGTTGGACTGATCGAAGTGGACACGGGATCGATCCGCACTGGCATGCTGAATCAGGCGGAATTCATTGCCCGCGAGATCGGGCATTACTCCACATACGAGTGCAAGTACGGCGCGCAATCGATCAACCAGCTGATGCCGATACTGCGCAAGCAAGGGAATGCTTTTCTTGCAGCCCCGCGCGTCACCGGCGAGCGCTTCCACTATTTCGATACCGGCATCAAACGGCTGATCATCGAGCTCGAGCTCGATGAGGTGTGCATATTCCTGGTGCACCTGTCGCTGAAGTTCCGGCAGCGACAGTATCAATTGCGGTCACTTCATGATCTGATTACAGCAGCCACCAAACCAGTCATCGTGGCCGGCGATTTCAATGCGTTCTGGGGTACGCACGAAATCTATTTGTTCATGCGCGCGTCGGGCTTGCGCAGTGCGAATCTGCACAATCTGCCGTCCTATCCGGCACGAGCCCCGAGGGTAGAACTCGATTTCATCCTGGTCAGCAATGGCATCGAAATCGAGGATTTCCGCGTACCCGATGTGCGTTTTTCCGATCACCGGCCGCTGGTGTGCGACTTCGCACTCACGCGACAGGGTCATTAG
- a CDS encoding 3-hydroxyacyl-CoA dehydrogenase NAD-binding domain-containing protein — protein sequence MSSWQAERDSNDIVWLTVDKPGGSANVLSKEVLEDLDAQLAQLEARLPAGVVVRSGKPSGFIAGADIREFTTLTDLDGAYELVRRGQRVLDRLEALPCPTVAIIQGFALGGGLEVALACRYRIGVDNGKLSLGLPEVNLGIHPGFGGTVRSVRLLGVEQAMPIMLTGRPVRGEKALEIGLIDRLTPEDRAEETARELIARRPSPHQPGLRATLLSLAPVRGFVAGRLRAQVARKARREHYPAPYAMVELWEKYGAKDDAAYEAEARSIAKLFLSDTARGLIRVFFLQDKLKGLAGGAKANIRNVHVVGAGVMGGDIAAWSALRGFNVTLQDREDKYVQPAMARGRALFEKKLHDDKSRTAATERLRADVAGDGVAEADIIVEAIFENLEAKQQLYAKIEPRMKPGAILATNTSSIVLETLNAQLSNRGHFVGLHFFNPVAQMPLIEVIATEQTDEQSTLQAIAFARRLDKLPLPCRSSPGFLVNRVLVPYLHEAMRAINEGIPMRTVDAAAEGFGMPMGPIELVDTVGLDVAQHVGEIVTKAMSREPADDTRLKALIADGKLGRKSGQGFYVWQDGKAIKPDAGNAVVPADLEDRLILALVNECVACLREKVVADGELLDAGVIFGTGFAPFRGGPLNYARHAGIDNMLKRLSTLEQRYGSRFRADPGWDLLRNQSAP from the coding sequence ATGAGTTCATGGCAAGCAGAACGTGACAGCAACGATATCGTGTGGCTCACAGTCGACAAACCCGGCGGTTCCGCCAACGTGTTGTCAAAAGAGGTACTCGAGGACCTCGATGCGCAACTCGCGCAGCTCGAGGCTCGCCTGCCGGCCGGTGTGGTCGTTCGATCCGGCAAACCGAGCGGTTTCATCGCTGGTGCAGACATCCGCGAGTTTACGACTCTCACCGACCTCGATGGCGCCTATGAGCTGGTGCGCCGTGGCCAGCGCGTGCTCGACCGGCTGGAAGCTCTGCCCTGCCCCACTGTCGCAATCATTCAGGGTTTTGCACTCGGCGGCGGCCTTGAGGTCGCGCTCGCCTGTCGCTACCGGATCGGCGTCGACAACGGCAAACTGAGCCTCGGGCTGCCGGAGGTGAATCTCGGCATCCACCCTGGATTCGGCGGCACGGTGCGAAGTGTCAGGCTGCTCGGCGTCGAGCAGGCAATGCCGATCATGCTCACCGGTCGGCCCGTTCGCGGTGAAAAGGCCCTCGAGATCGGCCTGATCGATCGGCTCACGCCCGAAGACAGGGCCGAAGAGACGGCCCGGGAGCTCATCGCGCGGCGACCGTCACCGCACCAACCCGGCCTGCGGGCGACGCTGCTGTCACTGGCGCCTGTACGCGGTTTCGTTGCCGGGCGATTGCGTGCTCAAGTTGCCCGCAAGGCCCGACGCGAACACTATCCGGCGCCCTATGCGATGGTAGAACTTTGGGAGAAATACGGCGCCAAGGACGATGCAGCCTACGAAGCCGAAGCGCGCTCGATCGCCAAGTTGTTTCTCAGTGACACGGCGCGAGGGTTGATACGCGTTTTCTTTCTCCAGGACAAACTTAAAGGCCTTGCTGGCGGCGCAAAAGCGAACATTCGAAACGTGCATGTTGTCGGCGCAGGCGTCATGGGCGGCGATATCGCTGCCTGGTCGGCACTGCGCGGATTCAACGTCACGCTCCAGGATCGCGAAGACAAGTACGTGCAGCCCGCAATGGCTCGCGGCCGCGCTCTGTTCGAGAAGAAATTGCACGATGACAAGTCACGAACCGCAGCAACGGAACGACTGCGCGCGGATGTCGCAGGCGATGGCGTTGCCGAAGCCGACATAATCGTCGAGGCCATTTTCGAGAACCTGGAGGCGAAGCAGCAGCTGTACGCGAAAATCGAACCACGCATGAAACCAGGGGCCATTCTTGCCACCAATACTTCGAGCATAGTGCTCGAAACACTCAACGCACAGCTTTCGAACCGCGGGCATTTCGTGGGGCTGCATTTCTTCAATCCAGTTGCGCAAATGCCGCTGATCGAGGTCATTGCAACCGAGCAGACGGATGAACAAAGCACGCTGCAGGCGATCGCTTTCGCGCGCCGGCTCGACAAGCTGCCACTGCCCTGCCGCAGTTCACCAGGATTTCTGGTCAATCGCGTGCTGGTTCCCTACCTGCATGAAGCAATGCGCGCGATCAACGAAGGCATACCGATGCGCACAGTCGATGCCGCAGCGGAGGGTTTCGGTATGCCGATGGGACCAATCGAACTGGTCGACACCGTCGGCCTCGATGTCGCACAGCACGTCGGTGAAATCGTCACCAAAGCCATGTCGCGCGAACCCGCCGACGATACCCGACTGAAGGCCCTCATTGCCGACGGTAAACTCGGCCGCAAGTCCGGGCAGGGGTTCTATGTCTGGCAGGATGGCAAAGCGATCAAACCCGATGCCGGGAACGCCGTCGTGCCGGCTGATCTCGAAGACCGGCTGATCCTTGCGCTTGTCAATGAGTGCGTTGCCTGTTTGCGCGAGAAAGTCGTCGCCGACGGGGAGCTGCTCGATGCCGGCGTCATATTCGGCACCGGATTCGCGCCATTTCGAGGTGGCCCCCTCAATTACGCCCGCCACGCCGGGATCGACAACATGCTTAAGCGATTGAGCACCCTGGAACAGCGCTACGGCAGCAGATTTCGCGCGGACCCGGGCTGGGACTTGCTGCGCAACCAGTCTGCGCCGTGA